Sequence from the Methanobrevibacter arboriphilus genome:
GATGATTCTTCCCAAGGAGAGAAAGTTTATCATGGAGATATAGATTATTTCGCTTATGGAATAGCTAATAACGATAACAATCCCAAAAGAGAAAACATAACAATAGCAAACCACACAATACTCTATGTGACTCAACATTCAGATACAAGAGGAGATTATAGATTAGCTTTCTTTGAAGTGAATGGTAAAAAAGTCCTTATTGAGTGGTTAGGAAATGAAGTTACTCCAGATATTAATAATATAATTCAGGGTTTCTATAAATTAAACTAAAATAAAACTATAAAATTAAAATAAAGCAAAAAAAATTACTGATAATAAAAAATAAGACATAATAATCCCCAATATTTAAAAATTTAGAAGAGAGATTCCTAAAGTAATCACAAAATATATAATTATAATAAATAGTAATACATATATTTATATAATAATCAGTTTAAATCAAGCGATCTTTTAAATAGATCAAAGTCTTGAACATATTCTTTACCTGTAATCATAGCAATTTCTGCTTTTTGAAGCTCAGAACCTAAATAAGCAGCATGTTCCAATCTTGTAACAATTCCTTGTCTTACCAACTCATCATAAATCTCTTTCACATATCTTCCTTCGATAGTCAAGTCAGGGATTGTTTTTTTAAAGTGAGTAACAATAATTTTACTGTTTCTAGGGTCGATAGCATGCTCAACCCTAATCTTAAAACTTCCTGCAGGATCAAGAATAAACCGAACAGATTCTGTTGCTTTTTCTAATGGAACATCAAAATCAGAATTCTCGTAATCTTCATAAATATCTTTTCTTTTCTTTTTATCTTTATATAAAATAAGATTAATACCAAGATCTTTAGGAATAGATCCTCTTTGCTTAGCTAAAAACATCATTTTACTAGAAATAGCTAATTCATAAACGCTTCCAAGAGTTTTTCCACTTTCTTCAGGAGTGAAAAGAATACTAGCTCCAAGTTCCATAGCTATTCCAGAAAGTAGAGCATTTACGCCAACAGAATCAGTGTCCACAAGTTCATTAACATTTCCAACTCCAAAAAACATTGGTTCTTTCATTTTTTCATGATATTTCCTACAAGCTAAAATTGAATCAACAATACTACTACTATTAACAGGATCTAAAATCAAATCAGCTATTATTTGAACATCTGCATCAATACATATTTTAGCTAACTCTATCATAGAATTTACTCTTTCATCAACTGTGTGTGGAACTTTTTCCTCACTAAAGTTAGTTGGTAATGCTACAGCAGGAACATTATATTTTTTTAAAAGAGGCAGAACTTCTTTATAGTTTCCTAAATCAATACTAAGAACCAAATCAATTCCATTTTCAATAGCCACAGAAATTTCTTTTGGATTCAATGTATCAATACTAAGAGCTTTATTTCCAACAATAGGGCGTAGTGTGGTTATCATATCAGGGATCTTATCTGAAAAATCTTCTCCAGCTACCATCCCAATATCAATCATGTCTGCACCATTTATCAAAAAGTACTCACATTTTCTGATAAGTTCTTCTTTAGTTAAAATAGGTGCATTAGCTATTTCAGCTAAAATTCTCATTGGAAAATCTTCGCCAACCGTTAAATTTCCAACTAATATATTATTAGGCTTTTCAAGCAACTTTTTTCTGTTTTGAATATCTGATTCAAATTCATTTATTAATTTAATAGCTTTTTTTCTTTTTTCTTCTTCAATTAATTTATCTGCAGGTTTAGAAGTTGAAAGTTTTAAGTCGTCAATCAGATCTAATACCATCCCAATATCTGCCCCATCGGTTGGTCCTTTAAATGTTGGAATGTTTAAAGATTCAGATATTTCATCAGTAGATTTCCTCATAAGTCCTGGAGTGATAATAAGATCAATAGAACCATTATTTAACTCTTCTTCATAGTTATTTTTCAATTCTTTAATTATCATTCTTGGAGTCAAAAACGCAGCTATTTGTGAATCGGCTAAATGGACAATAACTTCCCTATCAGACTCTGAAGCAACTTTTTCAACTGAAGAATATGCTAAATTTCCAGTTACAATAAGTATTGTCATAAAATCTCAACTTTTATTTTCATAATTATTCTTATAATTTTTTATAATTGTTTTTATTTTTTATAATTCTTTTTTATAATAATTATCTTTTATAGATTATTATGATTATATAGGATTATTTTTATAATTATATATTTAATAATGGATAATATATATTTAATAATTGATAAATTATTTTATTAAATAAACTGTTTCATTATGTTGTTTTATTATATTGTTAATTATAATTAATTCATTAAATTGATTTTATTAAAATTTATATTTTATTAAGTTAATTTATTAAATTAATTTATTAAATTATATCTCTAAATTCATATTTTTAATTAATAATAAATAATAATAGTAATAATAGTGATAATAATAGTAATATTTATTTTTTAATAATAATGAATAATTTTATAACATTGTAAAAGTTTATATATCTTGTAATTTATAATGATTATACATGATGAATGGAGGAAATTTGAATGATTGAAATTCGTTTTCACGGCCGTGGAGGACAAGGTGCCGTTACCGCAGCAGAGATATTAGCAAAGGCTGCATTCGAAGATGGGAAATTTTCACAAGCATTTCCGTTCTTTGGAGTAGAAAGACGGGGCGCTCCTGTTATGGCTTTCACAAGAATTGATGATAAACCTATACAAATAAGATATCAAGTTCAAAATCCTGATTATGTGGTTGTCCTTGACGATGGATTGTTAGATGTTGTAAATGTCTTTTCTGGAATAAAAAATGACAGTTCTATAATTATAAACACAAATAAAGAAGAAAACCTAGAAAAAAATAAGGACAAAGAAATTTATAATATTGATGCAACAGGAATTGCTTTAGAAAATCTAGGAGTTCCTATTGTAAATACTATTATGTTAGGATCATTTGCAAAAAAAAGTGGCGAAGTGTCTCTTGAGTCTATTATTAAAGTTATAAAAGAAACTTTTCCTGGAAAACTTGGAGATAAAAATTCAAAGGCCGCTGAAATTGCTTATAATCAAATTTAATAGACTAAATTAATTTTTGAAGATTTCAAATATTTTTATAATATTCTAAAATATTTTAAAATATTTTTAAATTTATAATAAATTTTTAAAGTTATGCTAATAATCTTAAAGTTATAGTATAACTTTTAATACAAAATATAACTCTATAATAAAAGAATAATTCAATAATAGAATAATTTTATAATTAATTTTATAATATAAATAATTCTATAATAAAATAATTTTATAATAAAGATTTAATTTTAAACATAAGGTGATTAAATGGATTCTGTTGGAGGAGCTGTAAAAACCCCTGGAAGTACTAGAAATAATAAAACAGGAAGTTGGAGAACATTTAAACCTATTCTTGATAAAGAAAAGTGTATTGATTGTGATAACTGTATTATGTTCTGTCCAGAAGGATGTATAAATAAAGATCATGATATAGATTATGATTATTGTAAAGGTTGCGGGATATGTGAAGTAGAATGCCCAGTGAAAGCGATCAAGATGGAAAGAGAATAATCAATCAAAGAAAATAATCAATCATACTAATTAGAAAGCATTAATTTAAATGGAAAACATCAAATGAAAAATTTAAGATTTAAAAATTAAAAAACATAGGAGAATTATAAATGACAAAAAAAGTTATGACAGCTAACAGAGCAGTTTCTGAAGCTGTAAAATTAGCTAAACCAAAAGTTATTCCTGTTTATCCTATCACTCCACAAACATCAATTTCAGAATATCTTGCACAATTTGTAGCTGATGGAGATATTGATGCAGAATATATTAGAGTTGAATCAGAACATAGTGCTATAAGTGCTGCTGTTGGAGCATGTGGAGCAGGAGTAAGAGTCTTTACAGCCACTTCATCCCAAGGATTAATGTTAATGCATGAAATATTGTTTGCTGCTGCAGGAATGAGGATGCCAATAGTGATGGCTGATGCAAACAGAGCAATATCTGCACCATTAAGTATTTGGAATGACCAACAAGATTCCATAGCACAAAGAGATTCTGGATGGATGCAAATCTATGTTGAAAATGGACAAGATGCTCTTGACTCTATACTTATGGCATATAAAACATCAGAAAATAATAAAGTATTATTACCATCTATGGTATGCTTAGATGGGTTTATATTAACCCATACAGTAGAACCTGTAGAAATCCCTAGCCAAGAACAAGTAGATAAATTCCTTCCAGAATATAAACCAGAACATGCATTTTTAAATCCAGAAGCACCAATGTCACTTGGAACATTAACAGATCCAGATTATTATATGGAAGCAAGATATCAAATTGAAGAAGCCATGGAAAACTCTTTAAAAGTAATTGAAAAAACAAACCAAGAGTTTGAAGAAATATTTGGAAGAAAATATGATCTTGTTGAAGAATACAAATGTGAAGATGCTGAAATCATTATAGTTGCTATGGGATCAATTTGTAGTACAGTAAGAGTTTGTGTTGATGAAATGAGGGATCGTGGCGAAAAAGTTGGACTTTTAAAAATAAGAGTTTATAGACCATTCCCACAAGAACAAATACAAAAAGCAGTGCAAAATGCTAAAAAAGTTGCAGTACTTGATAAAAATATTTCTTTCGGTGTTGGTGGAGCATTGTACAATGATATCAAAGCAAAAATTGATATTGAAGCATATGATTTCATCATAGGGCTTGGAGGAAGAGATATAACACCGAATTATATTGAAGAAGTAGTTGAAAAAACTAAAAACCCTGAAAAAGATGTTACTTGGATTGGTTTAAAAGAATAAAAGCAGACTATATAAAATTAACATAGGAGAGAAATTATATGAAATTACCTGAAGAAGAACTTTTAGCACCAGGACACAGAGGTTGTGCTGGTTGTGGAGCTACCATAGGAGTAAGGTTAGCATTAAAAGCATTAGGTAGGAATACTGTAGCTATTTCAGCTACTGGTTGTTTAGAAGTTATTACAACTCCTTTCCCTGAAACTGCATGGGAAATACCTTGGATACATGTAGCTTTTGAAAATGCTGGTGCTGTTGCATCTGGTGTTGAAAGTGCACTTAAAGCTCAAGGAAAAACAGATGTTAATGTAGTAGCTTTTGGTGGTGATGGAGGAACTGCAGACATAGGTATGCAATCATTATCAGGAGCCATGGAGAGAGGACATAACATGATATATATCTGTTATGATAATGAAGCTTATATGAATACTGGAATTCAAAGAAGTGCTTCTACACCTTATGGTGCATCTACTACAACTTCCCCACATGGAAAAGATAGTTTTGGAGAAGATAAACCTAAAAAAAATGTTCCTCTTATTATGGCAGCACATGGCGTACCATATGTAGCTACAGCTTCAATTGCATACCCTGAAGATTTTATGAGAAAGGTTAAAAAAGCATCTGAAGTTGATGGTCCGGCTTACATACATTTAAATCAACCATGTACCACTGGTTGGGGATATAGTCCTTCAAAAACTATTGAACTTGGAAGGTTAGCTGTTGAAACAGGTTCTTGGGCATTATACGAAATTGAAAATGGTGACTTCAAGTTAACATATAAACCACAGGATAGAAAACCTGTAAATGAATTTTTAAATGCTCAAAAAAGGTTTAAACATCTTTCAGATGAAGAAAAAGAAAGAATACAAGATTATGTTGATAATCAATGTGCAGAATTAGGAATAAAATAAATATATACTGGAGGGCTGAAGTTGGAAAAAATATTAGTACAACCAGATTTATGTAATGGTTGTTTAGACTGTGAAAGTGCTTGTTGCGGACTTTATGGAACTTCCAGAATAAACATTAGAGAAATTGAAGGGACATACTATCCAATAATATGTCAACAGTGTGAAGATGCTCCTTGTAAAGCAATATGTCCAACAGAAGCTATTATAGGAAAAGGAGTTGAAGAAGATAAGTGTATAGCTTGTGGACTTTGTATGATGGTTTGTCCATTTGGAGCTGTAAGTGTAGAAGATAAGAAAGCTCAAAAATGTAATCAATGCGAAGATAGAGATGGTGGTCCTGCTTGTATTAAAGCATGTTCTAAAAGAGCTATTTCACTAATCGATATTGATAAAATTAAACTTCAAAAACAAAAAGAACATTTATCAAAATTAGCTGGAACATCAAAACCTAAAGCTAAAGGCATTGTAAGTATACTAACTAGTAATTCAAGATCTAGTAGGTCTTTTAAGGATTAAATAGTTTAATAAAAAATTAATTAATGATTGATAAGAAGGTACAAAAATGAGTGAATTAGTTTCAAATCCAGAACTCTGCGTAAGTTGTGCAAAATGTGAAAGAAATTGTCCAATGAATGCAATCAGAGTAAATGAAGGAGTACCTCTATTTTGCATGCATTGTACACCAGAAAAAGCACCTTGTTTAAATATATGCCCTGAAGGAGCTATTGAAGAACTTGGTGGGGCAATAGTTATTAATGGTGATAAATGTATTGGATGTGGAATGTGTAGAGATGTTTGTCCAATTGGGGCAATTTCTATGGATGAGATTGGTCTAGCAAAAAAATGTGATCTTTGCACAAATGAAGAAACCCAAAAATGTGTAGAATCTTGTCCAACAAATGCACTTAGTAATAATTCCATAGATATG
This genomic interval carries:
- a CDS encoding dihydropteroate synthase-like protein, which codes for MTILIVTGNLAYSSVEKVASESDREVIVHLADSQIAAFLTPRMIIKELKNNYEEELNNGSIDLIITPGLMRKSTDEISESLNIPTFKGPTDGADIGMVLDLIDDLKLSTSKPADKLIEEEKRKKAIKLINEFESDIQNRKKLLEKPNNILVGNLTVGEDFPMRILAEIANAPILTKEELIRKCEYFLINGADMIDIGMVAGEDFSDKIPDMITTLRPIVGNKALSIDTLNPKEISVAIENGIDLVLSIDLGNYKEVLPLLKKYNVPAVALPTNFSEEKVPHTVDERVNSMIELAKICIDADVQIIADLILDPVNSSSIVDSILACRKYHEKMKEPMFFGVGNVNELVDTDSVGVNALLSGIAMELGASILFTPEESGKTLGSVYELAISSKMMFLAKQRGSIPKDLGINLILYKDKKKRKDIYEDYENSDFDVPLEKATESVRFILDPAGSFKIRVEHAIDPRNSKIIVTHFKKTIPDLTIEGRYVKEIYDELVRQGIVTRLEHAAYLGSELQKAEIAMITGKEYVQDFDLFKRSLDLN
- the porC gene encoding pyruvate synthase subunit PorC, producing the protein MIEIRFHGRGGQGAVTAAEILAKAAFEDGKFSQAFPFFGVERRGAPVMAFTRIDDKPIQIRYQVQNPDYVVVLDDGLLDVVNVFSGIKNDSSIIINTNKEENLEKNKDKEIYNIDATGIALENLGVPIVNTIMLGSFAKKSGEVSLESIIKVIKETFPGKLGDKNSKAAEIAYNQI
- the porD gene encoding pyruvate synthase subunit PorD, coding for MDSVGGAVKTPGSTRNNKTGSWRTFKPILDKEKCIDCDNCIMFCPEGCINKDHDIDYDYCKGCGICEVECPVKAIKMERE
- the porA gene encoding pyruvate synthase subunit PorA, translating into MTKKVMTANRAVSEAVKLAKPKVIPVYPITPQTSISEYLAQFVADGDIDAEYIRVESEHSAISAAVGACGAGVRVFTATSSQGLMLMHEILFAAAGMRMPIVMADANRAISAPLSIWNDQQDSIAQRDSGWMQIYVENGQDALDSILMAYKTSENNKVLLPSMVCLDGFILTHTVEPVEIPSQEQVDKFLPEYKPEHAFLNPEAPMSLGTLTDPDYYMEARYQIEEAMENSLKVIEKTNQEFEEIFGRKYDLVEEYKCEDAEIIIVAMGSICSTVRVCVDEMRDRGEKVGLLKIRVYRPFPQEQIQKAVQNAKKVAVLDKNISFGVGGALYNDIKAKIDIEAYDFIIGLGGRDITPNYIEEVVEKTKNPEKDVTWIGLKE
- the porB gene encoding pyruvate synthase subunit PorB produces the protein MKLPEEELLAPGHRGCAGCGATIGVRLALKALGRNTVAISATGCLEVITTPFPETAWEIPWIHVAFENAGAVASGVESALKAQGKTDVNVVAFGGDGGTADIGMQSLSGAMERGHNMIYICYDNEAYMNTGIQRSASTPYGASTTTSPHGKDSFGEDKPKKNVPLIMAAHGVPYVATASIAYPEDFMRKVKKASEVDGPAYIHLNQPCTTGWGYSPSKTIELGRLAVETGSWALYEIENGDFKLTYKPQDRKPVNEFLNAQKRFKHLSDEEKERIQDYVDNQCAELGIK
- a CDS encoding 4Fe-4S dicluster domain-containing protein; its protein translation is MEKILVQPDLCNGCLDCESACCGLYGTSRINIREIEGTYYPIICQQCEDAPCKAICPTEAIIGKGVEEDKCIACGLCMMVCPFGAVSVEDKKAQKCNQCEDRDGGPACIKACSKRAISLIDIDKIKLQKQKEHLSKLAGTSKPKAKGIVSILTSNSRSSRSFKD
- a CDS encoding 4Fe-4S dicluster domain-containing protein, translated to MSELVSNPELCVSCAKCERNCPMNAIRVNEGVPLFCMHCTPEKAPCLNICPEGAIEELGGAIVINGDKCIGCGMCRDVCPIGAISMDEIGLAKKCDLCTNEETQKCVESCPTNALSNNSIDMVSKKQNKIANELKRLKGVMK